The Paraburkholderia megapolitana genomic sequence TCGCCGAGTTCGGACTGGATCGTCGCGACCGTCAGCACTTCGCCCTTGTTTTTCTCGAACAACACCATCGCCATCGGCTTGCCGATGTTGTCGCGCGATACGCTGCGAATCGCACGGCCACCTGCTGAGTCGAGACGGATGTTGACCGACGGCCGCTGATGTTCGTCGAAGCCGGCGGACGCGTCGATGATGCGGTCGCCGGTGAAGATCACCTGTTTGCGCAGCAGCACCGGTACCTGGTTGCCTTGCGTGAACAGTTCGTCGCCCGGCGGCACCGGGTCGCCCGGATTCGGATGCAGGTTGACCGGATCGGCGAGGCGCGCTTCGAGCGTCGCCGTACGACCGATGATGTCCTTCGCCTTGGCCGTATCCTGCACACCCGGCAGTTCGACGACGATGCGGTCCGAGCCTTGTTGCTGGATCACCGGTTCCGACACGCCGAGTTCGTTCACGCGGTTATGCAGCGTCGTGATGTTCTGCTTGAGCGCGGCGTCCTGCACCGTTTTCTGCACGGCCGGCGAGAAGGTCCCCACCACCTGGTAGCCGCCGCTTGCAGCCGGCTGCGTGACCCACTGGAGTTCGCTGACGCCCTTGGCAAGTTGCGCGCTGGCGCTGTCGGCGACGCTCTGGTCGCTGAAATTCACCACCACCGATTGGTTGACGCGGTTCACACCGCCGTCGCGGATGTTGTTGTCGCGCAGCAGCGTGCGCGCATCCGATGCATCGGAGTCGAGTTTCTTGTTCAGTGCGCCGGCCATGTCGACCTGCAGCAGGAAGTGCACCCCGCCGCGCAGATCGAGACCGAGATACATCGGCAGTGCGTGCAGCGCGGTGAGCCAGTGCGGCGACGCGCTTTGCAGGTTCAGGGCGACGATGAACTGCGGATCGCTCGGATCGCTGTTCAGCGCCTTCTGCAGCAGGTCTTTCACGCGCAGCTGCGTGTCGGTATCGCCGACGCGCACGCGGATGTTGGCGTTGGCCACCGCGTTGTCGAACGTGACTTCGTCAGGCTTGATCTGGTTCGCGGCGAGCGCGGCTTCGACCTGTGCGAGCGTGCCTGAATCGAGCTTGACCGTTGCCTTGCCGCTCAGCACCTGTACCGCGGGCGCTTCGCCGAAGAAGTTGGGCAATGTGTACACGAGGCCGATGACGAGTGCCACCAGCATCACGACATATTTCCAGAGGGGGTAACGATTCATGGGGGTGGTCCAACGGGAAGGTTGGCTTGGAAGTGCAGCGTCCGGCGGTGGGCGCGGCGGCGAAGCATCGATGACGATCGTGCTTCACGCACCTGCCGGGCTGGCCGGACGCGGGGGAGAGCCGTCTTACAGCGACTTGATCGTGCCCTTCGGGAGAATCGTGGTCACCGATGCCTTTTGCACGGTGATCTCCGTACCTTCGGAGATTTCGACGCCGACGTATGCGTCGCCGACCTTCGTCACCTTGCCGACGATGCCGCCGTTCGTCACGACCTCATCGCCCTTCGCCATCTCGGCCAGCATGTTGCGATGCTCCTTCTGGCGCTTCATTTGCGGGCGAATCATGATGAAGTACAGCACGCCGAACATCAGGATCAGCGGCAGGAAGCTCATCAGACTCGATTCTGTGCCACCTGTGCCTTGAGCGAAGGCGTTGGAAATGAACGACACGTTGGTCTCTCCGTTATAACGATCAAAAAAATCAGCCGGTCATTCTACCACCGGCACTTCACGCGACGGCACGCCCAAATGGGCTTTGCGATCAAGCTGTTACCACCGACGGCAGCAGCCTGGGCCAATTGCGAAAGGCTATTGTAATGTTTTGCGCGCAGATGACGATGCAGCCGCAGCCGATGCCTCCTCGACGCCGCGCGCGCGATTCTCGTGAAAGGCGATCCGGAAAGCATCGAAGGTGTGGGTTTCGATGGCGCTGCGAATCTCGCCCATCAGTTCGAGGTAGTAGTGCAGGTTGTGGATCGTGTTCAACTGCGCGCCGAGAATTTCGCCCACGCGGTGCAGATGGTGCAGATAGCCGCGCGAGAAATTGCGGCAGGTGTAGCAGCCGCATTGTTCGTCGAGCGGGCGCAGCGAATTGCGATGCGTGGCGTTACGGATCTTGATGTCGCCGAAGCGCGTGAACAGCCAGCCGTTGCGCGCATTGCGCGTCGGCATCACGCAATCGAACATGTCGACGCCGGCCGCCACGCCGGCAACCAGATCTTCCGGCGTACCGACGCCCATCAGGTAATGTGGTTTGTGCGCGGGCAGCTTCGGACCGATGTGGTTGAGCACGCGCATCATGTCTTCCTTCGGTTCGCCGACCGACAGCCCGCCTATTGCGAGGCCATGAAAGTCCATCTCGGCGAGACCCGCGAGCGACTCGTCGCGCAGGTCTTCGAACATGCCGCCCTGCACGATGCCGAACAGCGCGTTCGGGTTGTCGAGCCGTCTGAATTCATCGATTGAACGCTGGGCCCAGCGCATCGACATACGCATCGAGTCCGCGGCGTCCTGGTGCGAGGTCGGCACGCCGTTCGTCGCGTACGGCGTGCATTCGTCGAACTGCATCACGACGTCCGAGTTCAGCACCTTCTGCACCTGCATCGACACTTCCGGCGACAGAAACAGCTTGTCGCCGTTGATCGGCGACGCAAACGTGACGCCGTCTTCGGTGATCTTGCGCAGATCGCCGAGCGAGAAGACCTGGAAGCCGCCCGAATCGGTGAGGATCGGCCGTTTCCAGCCCATGAAGCCGTGCAGGCCGCCGTGTGCGGCGATCGTTTCGAGGCCGGGACGCAGCCACAGGTGAAACGTATTGCCGAGGATGATCTGAGCACGGATTTCTTCGAGCTCGCGCGGCTGGATCGCCTTGACCGTGCCGTAGGTGCCGACCGGCATGAAGATCGGTGTTTCGACGACGCCGTGATTCAGCGTCAGCCGGCCGCGGCGTGCGGCGCCGTCGGTGGTGAGCAGTTCGAACGCGAGGCCGCCTTGCGGTGGCGTGTGCGTGTCGCCGGCGGTGGGCGTGGGGCGAGCGTCGGTCATGGATTGCTCCTGTGCTGCAGGAATACGGTTTTGCATGGGACTGGCGTCAGTTTTGCGCAGCGTCGTCGGTGCGGGTCAGCAGCATCGCGTCGCCGTAACTGAAGAAGCGATACCGCTCCTCGATCGCATGACGATACGCCGCGCGAATCGTCTCGATGCCGGCGAACGCGGACACGAGCATCAGCAGCGTCGACTTCGGCAAATGAAAATTTGTCACGAGCCGGTCGACCACGCGAAAACGATAGCCTGGTGTGATGAAGATATCGGTCTCGGCACTGGTCGCCGCGAGCGGCCGGCCGGCGGCTTCGGCGTCGCGCGCCGCGGCTTCGAGCGCGCGCATCGATGTCGTGCCGACCGCGATCACGCGATTGCCGCGCCGGCGCGTGGCTTCGATCTGCTCGACGAGTGTTTGCGGCAGTGCGTACCACTCGCTGTGCATCTTGTGTTCAGAGAGATTCTCGACCCGCACCGGCTGGAACGTGCCCGCGCCGACATGCAGCGTCAGCGTCGCGCGTTCGACGCCACGCTCGTCGAGCCGCGCGAGCAGCGCGTCGTCGAAATGCAGGCCCGCGGTCGGCGCGGCAACCGCACCGGGGTTCTGTGCGAAGACGGTCTGATAGCGGGTTTCGTCGGTTGCGTCCGGATCGTGTTCGATATACGGCGGCAGCGGCAGGCGGCCGTACTGCTCGATCAGCGTCAGGCAGTCGGCGGGAAAGTGCAGCGTGTAGAACGGCTCGACGCGTTCGCCGACGGTGACGTCGAATGCATCGGCAAGACGCAACGTCGTGCCTGCCACCGGGGTCTTGCTCGCGCGAATCTGCGCGAGCGCGGTCCGCTCGCCGGTCAGCCGTTCGATCAGCACCTCGATCTTGCCGCCGCTGGCCTTCTGGCCGAGAAAGCGTGCCTTCAGCACTTTGGTATCGTTGAACACCAGCAGGTCGCCGGGCGCGATGCAGTTGGGCAACTCGGCGAAACCACGGTCGGTGAAATGGGCCGGCGTGCGCGTGCCGTCCACCTCGAGGAGGCGGCTTGCGCTGCGCTCGGGCAACGCGGTTTGCGCGATCAACTCGGGCGGTAACGCGAAATCGAAATCGGAAAGCGTGAACATGCGGACTGAACGGATACGGAACGAGAAACTGGAGAGCGGATCGGGCCGCCGCGAGGCGGCGAGCGGCTATGATTGCGGGACGTTGTCACCGCGGCGGCAGCGGTGACTGCAACCCGGCCTGCGCCGCTGCAAGGCGGCCGCTGGAGCCGTTGAACCCGTTGAAAGCCGATATTGTACTTGCGAAGCGACTCATGCCCTTGTCCGAACGCCGTCCGCCTGCCGAACCCGACGATGCGAATGCCGAGCCGCCGCGCCGCGCGACGCGCGGCCGGAAGGCGAGCGGCGCCGATACGGCCGGTGCATCCGGTGCATCCGGCGTAGCCGATACGAAAAAGCCCGCGCTAGTCAAAACCGCCGACAAGCTCGCGAAGCTCGGGCTGACGCGCGACATCGATCTCGTGCTGCATCTGCCGATGCGTTACGAAGACGAAACCACCCTGACGCCGATCGGCGAACTGCTGCCGGGCGGCGTCGCGCAAACCGAAGGCGTCGTGTTCGATAACGAGATCGCGTACCGCCCGCGGCGCCAGTTGCTTGTCAAATTGCGCGACGACACCGGCGATGAACTCGTGCTGCGCTTTCTCAACTTCTACGGCTCGCAGGTCACGCAGATGGCGATCGGCAAGCGGCTCCGCGTACGTGGCGATGTGCGCGGCGGTTTCTTCGGTATGGAGATGGTGCACCCGGCCGTGCGTCCGGTCGAAGAGGGCGCGCCGCTGCCGCAGGCGTTGACGCCCGTTTATCCGAGCACGGCAGGCGTGACCCAGGCCTACCTGCGCAAGGCAATCGATAACGCGCTGACCCGTACCGCGTTGCCCGAGCTGCTACCCGAACCGGTCGCGCGCGCTTACATGGACCCGCTCGGTGTGCCGCCGCTGATGGACGCGGTGCGTACGCTGCATCACCCGGCCGTCGATGCCGACGAAACCGCGTTGATAGACGGCACGCATCCAGCGTGGCTGCGTATCAAGTTCGAGGAACTGCTTGCGCAACAACTGTCGCTCAAGCGCGCGCACGAAGAACGCCGCACGCGTGCGGCACCGGTCATGCCGCGAGCTGCAGCGAACGACGAGGCATCGCTATACGCGCGGCTTTCCGCTGCATTGCCGTTCGGCCTGACGGGCGCACAGCAGCGTGTGGTCGGAGAGATCGGACACGAACTGACGCTGTCGCATCCGATGCAACGGCTGCTGCAAGGCGATGTGGGCAGCGGCAAGACGGTAGTGGCGGCGCTCGCCGCCGCACAGGCAATCGATGCCGGCTACCAGGCTGCGCTGATGGCGCCGACCGAAATCCTCGCCGAGCAGCACGCCCGCAAGCTGCGCGGTTGGCTCGAACCGCTCGGCGTGCAGGTAGCGTGGCTGGCCGGCAGCCTCAAGGCCAAGGACAAGCGCGCCGCGCTCGAAGCGGCCGCACTCGGCACGGCGCAGCTCGTGATCGGCACGCACGCCATCATTCAGGACGCGGTCGAATTCGCGCGCCTCGGGCTCGTGATCGTCGACGAGCAGCATCGCTTCGGCGTCGAGCAGCGGCTCGCGCTGCGCGCGAAGGCGCTGAACGCAGCAGATGGCGCACGCGACTTCCAGCCCCATCAACTGATGATGTCCGCGACACCGATCCCCCGCACACTGGCGATGACCTACTACGCCGATCTCGACGTCTCGACGATCGACGAGTTGCCGCCCGGCCGCACGCCGGTCCTCACAAAACTCGTCGCCGACGGGCGCCGCGAGGAAGTAATCGGCCGGGTGCGCGAAGCGGCGCTAACGGGGCGTCAGGTGTACTGGGTCTGCCCGTTGATCGAGGAAAGCGAGACGCTGCAGTTGCAAACCGCCGTGGAAACCTATGAAACGCTGGTCGCGGCGCTGCCCGAACTGAAGGTCGGGCTCGTACACGGCCGGCTCGCGCCCGCCGAGAAAGCGGCTGTGATGGAAGCGTTCACGCGCAACGAAGTCCAGTTGCTGGTGGCGACGACCGTGATCGAAGTCGGGGTCGACGTGCCGAATGCGTCGTTGATGGTGATCGAGCACGCGGAGCGCTTCGGTCTGGCGCAGTTGCATCAGTTGCGCGGCCGGGTGGGACGCGGCAGCGCGGCATCGGTCTGCGTATTGATGTACACGGGGCCGCTGTCGCAGACTGCGCGCTCGCGCCTGCAGACAATGCGCGAAACCACCGACGGCTTCGAAATCGCGCGTCGCGACCTGGAGATTCGCGGTCCCGGCGAATTTCTCGGCGCCCGGCAGTCGGGCGCCGCGATGTTGCGGTTCGCCGATCTGGAACAGGACGGCTGGCTGATCGAGCCGGCGCGGGAGGCTGCCGCGCGGTTGCTCGACAGTTATCCGGAGGCGGTCACGCAGCATCTGGCGCGCTGGCTCGGCGCGCGGGAGCAGTATCTGAAGGCTTAGCGGGAGCGGGTTCCCGGGGCATATCCGGGCATCTCCAGGCACCCAAATATGCTGATCCGACGATGAAGTTGGCGAATTGGCCCCATGGGTGTATAACAGAAACCTATCGACTTCACTATATTGATTGGTCCCCAATGACGCTCACTGAATTGAAATACATCGTCGCGGTTGCCCGCGAACGGCATTTTGGCCGTGCCGCCGAGGCGTGTTTCGTCAGCCAGCCGACCTTGTCGGTGGCGATCAAGAAGCTCGAGGACGAGCTGAACGTACAGATCTTCGAGCGCGGCACGAGCGAAGTCAGCGTGACGCCGATCGGTGAGCAGATCGTCACGCAGGCGCAGCGCGTGCTCGAACAGACGCTCGCGATCAAGGAGATTGCGAAGCAGGGCAAGGACCCGCTGGTCGGGCCGTTGCGGCTCGGCGTGATCTATACGATCGG encodes the following:
- the secD gene encoding protein translocase subunit SecD; the protein is MNRYPLWKYVVMLVALVIGLVYTLPNFFGEAPAVQVLSGKATVKLDSGTLAQVEAALAANQIKPDEVTFDNAVANANIRVRVGDTDTQLRVKDLLQKALNSDPSDPQFIVALNLQSASPHWLTALHALPMYLGLDLRGGVHFLLQVDMAGALNKKLDSDASDARTLLRDNNIRDGGVNRVNQSVVVNFSDQSVADSASAQLAKGVSELQWVTQPAASGGYQVVGTFSPAVQKTVQDAALKQNITTLHNRVNELGVSEPVIQQQGSDRIVVELPGVQDTAKAKDIIGRTATLEARLADPVNLHPNPGDPVPPGDELFTQGNQVPVLLRKQVIFTGDRIIDASAGFDEHQRPSVNIRLDSAGGRAIRSVSRDNIGKPMAMVLFEKNKGEVLTVATIQSELGDRFQITGQPTPQAATDLALLLRAGSLAAPMDIIEERTIGPSLGADNIRKGFHSVVWGFAAIAVFMIAYYMLFGVISVIGLSVNLLLLVAVLSMLQATLTLPGIAAIALALGMAIDANVLINERVREELRHGAPPQLAIQNGYAHAWATILDSNVTTLIAGLALLAFGTGPVRGFAVVHCIGIITSMFSAVFFSRGLVNLWYGGKKKLKSLAIGQVWRPDAVAVAVDGAAAYLESSDADTSTAQAISATATAAKAKAPARPGKPVVRRRDAGSTPRKPGSSR
- the yajC gene encoding preprotein translocase subunit YajC yields the protein MSFISNAFAQGTGGTESSLMSFLPLILMFGVLYFIMIRPQMKRQKEHRNMLAEMAKGDEVVTNGGIVGKVTKVGDAYVGVEISEGTEITVQKASVTTILPKGTIKSL
- the tgt gene encoding tRNA guanosine(34) transglycosylase Tgt is translated as MTDARPTPTAGDTHTPPQGGLAFELLTTDGAARRGRLTLNHGVVETPIFMPVGTYGTVKAIQPRELEEIRAQIILGNTFHLWLRPGLETIAAHGGLHGFMGWKRPILTDSGGFQVFSLGDLRKITEDGVTFASPINGDKLFLSPEVSMQVQKVLNSDVVMQFDECTPYATNGVPTSHQDAADSMRMSMRWAQRSIDEFRRLDNPNALFGIVQGGMFEDLRDESLAGLAEMDFHGLAIGGLSVGEPKEDMMRVLNHIGPKLPAHKPHYLMGVGTPEDLVAGVAAGVDMFDCVMPTRNARNGWLFTRFGDIKIRNATHRNSLRPLDEQCGCYTCRNFSRGYLHHLHRVGEILGAQLNTIHNLHYYLELMGEIRSAIETHTFDAFRIAFHENRARGVEEASAAAASSSARKTLQ
- the queA gene encoding tRNA preQ1(34) S-adenosylmethionine ribosyltransferase-isomerase QueA, with amino-acid sequence MFTLSDFDFALPPELIAQTALPERSASRLLEVDGTRTPAHFTDRGFAELPNCIAPGDLLVFNDTKVLKARFLGQKASGGKIEVLIERLTGERTALAQIRASKTPVAGTTLRLADAFDVTVGERVEPFYTLHFPADCLTLIEQYGRLPLPPYIEHDPDATDETRYQTVFAQNPGAVAAPTAGLHFDDALLARLDERGVERATLTLHVGAGTFQPVRVENLSEHKMHSEWYALPQTLVEQIEATRRRGNRVIAVGTTSMRALEAAARDAEAAGRPLAATSAETDIFITPGYRFRVVDRLVTNFHLPKSTLLMLVSAFAGIETIRAAYRHAIEERYRFFSYGDAMLLTRTDDAAQN
- the recG gene encoding ATP-dependent DNA helicase RecG, with the protein product MPLSERRPPAEPDDANAEPPRRATRGRKASGADTAGASGASGVADTKKPALVKTADKLAKLGLTRDIDLVLHLPMRYEDETTLTPIGELLPGGVAQTEGVVFDNEIAYRPRRQLLVKLRDDTGDELVLRFLNFYGSQVTQMAIGKRLRVRGDVRGGFFGMEMVHPAVRPVEEGAPLPQALTPVYPSTAGVTQAYLRKAIDNALTRTALPELLPEPVARAYMDPLGVPPLMDAVRTLHHPAVDADETALIDGTHPAWLRIKFEELLAQQLSLKRAHEERRTRAAPVMPRAAANDEASLYARLSAALPFGLTGAQQRVVGEIGHELTLSHPMQRLLQGDVGSGKTVVAALAAAQAIDAGYQAALMAPTEILAEQHARKLRGWLEPLGVQVAWLAGSLKAKDKRAALEAAALGTAQLVIGTHAIIQDAVEFARLGLVIVDEQHRFGVEQRLALRAKALNAADGARDFQPHQLMMSATPIPRTLAMTYYADLDVSTIDELPPGRTPVLTKLVADGRREEVIGRVREAALTGRQVYWVCPLIEESETLQLQTAVETYETLVAALPELKVGLVHGRLAPAEKAAVMEAFTRNEVQLLVATTVIEVGVDVPNASLMVIEHAERFGLAQLHQLRGRVGRGSAASVCVLMYTGPLSQTARSRLQTMRETTDGFEIARRDLEIRGPGEFLGARQSGAAMLRFADLEQDGWLIEPAREAAARLLDSYPEAVTQHLARWLGAREQYLKA